In a genomic window of Bradyrhizobium sp. LLZ17:
- a CDS encoding C40 family peptidase: MHDPRHDLSNDPRLTPARGDLAAKYLEGKVQADRFVTGEEFEVVEPIAPMREQPSSDAMLMTEALRGERVTVYDRDREGWAWGQLADDGYVGWLPDAALMKPAAAPTHKVSALRTFAFPGPSIKLPPADTLVLGSKLAIVREDGNFAVTPDGKYVPKAHLVLLDHREPDLAAVAERFVGTPYLWGGKSSLGIDCSGLVQVSLTSAGIGCPRDSDMQQAGLGRALEPHERSKLQRGDLIFWKGHVAIVRDGSTMVHANAHHMATVIEAIAPAIARIKQAGSEVVAIKRL; the protein is encoded by the coding sequence ATGCATGATCCAAGACACGATCTAAGTAACGATCCAAGACTGACACCGGCGCGGGGCGATCTCGCCGCAAAATATCTCGAAGGCAAGGTGCAGGCGGACCGCTTCGTCACCGGCGAGGAATTCGAGGTGGTCGAGCCGATCGCGCCAATGCGCGAGCAGCCCTCCTCGGACGCGATGCTGATGACGGAAGCGCTGCGCGGCGAGCGGGTCACGGTCTACGATCGCGACCGCGAAGGCTGGGCCTGGGGTCAGCTTGCCGACGATGGCTATGTCGGCTGGCTGCCCGATGCAGCGCTGATGAAGCCGGCGGCCGCGCCGACGCACAAGGTGAGCGCGCTGCGGACATTCGCCTTCCCCGGTCCCTCGATCAAGCTGCCGCCGGCCGACACGCTCGTGCTCGGATCGAAGCTCGCGATCGTGCGGGAGGACGGCAATTTCGCGGTGACGCCTGACGGAAAGTATGTGCCGAAGGCACATCTGGTGCTGCTCGACCACCGCGAGCCGGATTTGGCCGCCGTCGCCGAGCGCTTCGTCGGCACGCCCTATCTGTGGGGCGGCAAGAGCAGCCTCGGCATCGATTGCTCGGGTCTGGTGCAGGTCTCGCTGACATCAGCAGGCATCGGCTGTCCGCGCGACAGCGACATGCAGCAGGCGGGCCTCGGCCGCGCGCTGGAGCCGCATGAGCGAAGCAAGCTCCAGCGTGGCGACCTGATCTTCTGGAAGGGCCATGTCGCCATCGTGCGCGACGGCAGCACCATGGTTCACGCCAATGCGCATCACATGGCAACGGTGATCGAAGCCATCGCGCCGGCGATCGCGCGGATCAAGCAGGCGGGCAGCGAAGTCGTTGCGATCAAGCGGCTCTGA
- a CDS encoding ABC transporter permease, whose translation MTLTAPTPIETTAKSPLGDAVPLTRKPFVPSPLNRRRWQNFKANRRGYWSLWIFLVLFVVSLFAELIANDRPFLIKYDGHLYWPAFVTYSETTFGGDFETAADYRDPYLQKLIKDKGGSIVWPLIRYSYDTHNLDLPTPAPSPPTWMLTEEQCKPVVEKKGLKSCRDLEYNWLGTDDQGRDVVARLIYGFRISVLFGLCLTIISSVVGIAAGAVQGYFGGWIDLLFQRFIEIWTAIPSLYLLLILSSVLVPGFFVLLGILLLFSWVSLVGLVRAEFLRGRNFEYIQAARALGVSNAVIMFKHLLPNAMVATMTFLPFIVSSSVMTLTALDFLGFGLPPGSPSLGELLSQGKSNVQAPWLGFSGFFSVAIMLSLLIFIGEAVRDAFDPRKTFR comes from the coding sequence ATGACGCTGACCGCCCCCACGCCGATCGAAACCACCGCGAAGTCGCCGCTCGGAGATGCGGTCCCGCTCACGCGCAAGCCGTTCGTGCCATCGCCGCTGAACAGGCGGCGCTGGCAGAACTTCAAGGCGAACCGGCGCGGCTATTGGTCGTTGTGGATCTTCCTGGTCCTGTTCGTGGTGTCGCTGTTCGCCGAGCTGATCGCCAATGACCGGCCGTTCCTGATCAAATATGACGGCCATCTCTACTGGCCCGCTTTTGTCACCTATTCGGAGACGACCTTCGGCGGCGATTTCGAAACCGCAGCCGATTACCGCGATCCTTACTTGCAGAAGCTGATCAAGGACAAGGGCGGCAGCATCGTCTGGCCCTTGATCCGCTATTCGTACGACACCCACAACCTCGACCTGCCGACGCCGGCACCGTCGCCGCCGACATGGATGCTGACAGAGGAGCAGTGCAAGCCGGTCGTCGAGAAGAAAGGCCTCAAGAGCTGCCGCGACCTCGAATATAACTGGCTCGGGACCGACGATCAGGGCCGCGATGTGGTAGCGCGCCTGATCTACGGTTTCCGCATCTCGGTGCTGTTCGGACTTTGCCTGACCATTATCTCCTCCGTCGTCGGGATCGCGGCCGGCGCGGTGCAGGGCTATTTCGGCGGCTGGATCGACCTGTTGTTCCAGCGTTTCATCGAGATATGGACCGCGATCCCGTCGCTCTATCTGCTGCTGATCCTGTCCTCGGTGCTCGTTCCCGGCTTCTTCGTGCTGCTCGGCATTCTGTTGTTGTTTTCCTGGGTGTCGCTGGTCGGACTCGTGCGCGCGGAATTTTTGCGCGGGCGCAATTTCGAGTACATCCAGGCGGCGCGGGCGCTCGGGGTGTCGAACGCCGTCATCATGTTCAAGCATCTGCTGCCGAATGCGATGGTCGCGACGATGACGTTCCTGCCCTTCATCGTCTCCTCGTCGGTCATGACGCTCACGGCCCTCGATTTCCTGGGCTTCGGATTGCCGCCCGGCTCGCCGTCGCTCGGCGAGCTGCTGTCGCAGGGCAAGTCCAACGTGCAGGCGCCTTGGCTCGGTTTCTCCGGCTTCTTCTCGGTGGCGATCATGCTGTCGCTTTTGATCTTCATCGGCGAAGCCGTGCGCGACGCCTTCGATCCGCGCAAGACCTTCAGGTAA
- a CDS encoding microcin C ABC transporter permease YejB, whose protein sequence is MSAYIARRILLMIPTLLGILFVSFVVVQFAPGGPVERVIAQLSGADTGGTSRISGGSDFAQRAPGQLGAGGDAINSKYRGAQGLDPDFIKKLEVQFGFDKPAPERFALMVWNFARFDFGKSYFRDVSVLQLVKEKLPVSISLGIWLTLLTYLISIPLGIRKAVRDGTRFDTWTSSVLVLGYAIPGFLFAILLIILFAGGSFFNWFPLRGLTSDGWSQFPWYWKIIDYFWHLTLPLIAMGLGAFTTMTFLTKNSFLDEIRKQYVMTARAKGCSENRVLYGHVFRNAMLIVIAGFPSTFIHAFFSGSLLIETIFSLDGLGLLSFESVLNRDYPVVFGTLFIFSLVGLVVNLISDLTYMWIDPRIDFEAREV, encoded by the coding sequence ATGAGCGCCTATATCGCCCGCCGCATCCTGCTGATGATCCCGACCTTGCTCGGGATTCTCTTCGTCTCCTTCGTCGTCGTGCAGTTCGCGCCAGGCGGCCCGGTCGAGCGCGTCATCGCGCAGCTCTCGGGCGCCGATACCGGCGGCACCTCGCGCATTTCTGGCGGCAGCGACTTCGCGCAACGCGCGCCGGGGCAGTTAGGCGCCGGCGGCGATGCCATCAATTCGAAGTATCGCGGTGCGCAGGGGCTCGACCCCGATTTCATCAAGAAGCTGGAGGTGCAGTTCGGTTTCGACAAGCCGGCACCGGAGCGATTCGCGCTGATGGTGTGGAATTTTGCCCGCTTCGACTTCGGCAAGAGTTATTTCCGCGACGTCAGCGTGCTCCAGCTCGTCAAGGAAAAGTTGCCGGTCTCGATCTCGCTCGGCATCTGGCTGACGCTGCTGACCTACCTGATCTCGATTCCACTCGGCATCCGCAAGGCGGTCAGGGACGGCACGCGGTTCGACACCTGGACGTCGAGCGTGCTCGTGCTCGGTTATGCCATTCCCGGCTTCCTGTTCGCGATCCTCCTGATCATCCTGTTTGCCGGAGGCTCGTTCTTCAACTGGTTTCCGCTGCGCGGTCTGACGTCGGACGGCTGGTCGCAATTTCCCTGGTACTGGAAGATCATCGACTATTTCTGGCATTTGACGCTGCCGCTGATCGCCATGGGACTCGGTGCGTTCACCACCATGACGTTCCTGACCAAGAACTCGTTCCTGGACGAAATCCGCAAGCAGTACGTGATGACGGCGCGCGCGAAGGGCTGCAGCGAGAACCGGGTGCTCTATGGCCACGTCTTTCGCAACGCGATGCTGATCGTCATCGCGGGCTTTCCCAGCACCTTCATTCACGCCTTCTTCTCGGGCTCGCTTCTGATCGAGACGATCTTCTCGCTGGATGGCCTGGGGCTCCTCAGCTTCGAGAGCGTGCTCAACCGCGACTACCCCGTGGTGTTCGGCACGCTCTTCATCTTTTCGCTCGTCGGCCTCGTGGTCAACCTCATCTCCGACCTGACCTATATGTGGATCGATCCGCGGATCGATTTCGAGGCGCGGGAGGTCTGA
- a CDS encoding cytochrome c family protein — MDSFELNKILGAVLGTCLVLLVTSFTAQALFSPKMPEKPGFEIAVKEEAGEKGGAPAAAAPSEPIEKLLQTASVEKGAAAAKKCQACHTFEKGGPNRVGPNLYGIVDDHRGEDRNGFNFSAAMKAKGGTWTIDDLNKFIANPKGFIPGTAMGFAGIPKDSERADVIAYLNSLSDNPKPLPTAAK, encoded by the coding sequence ATGGACTCTTTCGAACTGAACAAGATCCTCGGTGCCGTGCTCGGCACCTGTCTGGTTTTGCTGGTGACGAGCTTCACCGCGCAGGCGCTGTTCTCGCCAAAAATGCCGGAAAAGCCGGGCTTCGAGATTGCCGTGAAGGAAGAGGCGGGCGAAAAGGGCGGCGCTCCGGCCGCGGCAGCTCCCTCCGAGCCGATTGAAAAGCTGCTCCAGACCGCCTCCGTCGAGAAGGGCGCGGCTGCCGCCAAGAAGTGCCAGGCCTGCCACACCTTCGAAAAGGGCGGCCCGAACCGCGTCGGTCCGAACCTCTACGGCATCGTCGACGACCACCGCGGCGAAGACCGCAACGGCTTCAACTTCTCGGCCGCGATGAAGGCCAAGGGCGGCACCTGGACCATCGACGACCTCAATAAGTTCATTGCCAATCCGAAGGGCTTTATTCCCGGCACCGCGATGGGCTTCGCCGGCATCCCGAAGGACTCGGAGCGGGCCGACGTCATCGCCTACCTGAACAGCCTCTCCGACAACCCGAAGCCGCTGCCGACCGCGGCGAAGTAA
- a CDS encoding 3-deoxy-manno-octulosonate cytidylyltransferase produces the protein MTDPRILVLIPARMAATRLPGKPLADIAGLPMIVHVLRRAEAAGIGRVAVATDTAEIAAVVSAHGGEAVMTRPEHPSGSDRIHEAMQKLDSDGKAEIVVNLQGDFPTITIDNIRDVLPPLQDPAVDIATLASQIHTQEEDLAPSVVKAIGTSLGGRRMRALYFTRATAPTGDGPRYHHIGLYAYRRAALERYVSLPPSPLELQEKLEQLRALEAGMRIDFTIVDTVPRGVDTPADLETARGILSNPEPLLQGRA, from the coding sequence ATGACCGATCCCCGCATCCTGGTGCTGATCCCGGCTCGCATGGCCGCCACCCGCCTGCCCGGCAAGCCGCTCGCCGATATCGCGGGCCTGCCGATGATCGTGCACGTGCTGCGCCGCGCCGAAGCGGCCGGTATCGGCCGGGTCGCAGTCGCAACCGATACGGCGGAAATCGCCGCGGTGGTGAGCGCCCACGGCGGCGAAGCCGTGATGACCCGCCCCGAGCACCCCTCAGGCTCGGACCGCATCCATGAGGCCATGCAGAAGCTCGATTCCGACGGCAAGGCGGAGATCGTGGTCAATCTCCAGGGCGATTTCCCGACGATCACCATCGACAACATCCGCGACGTGCTGCCGCCGCTCCAAGACCCCGCCGTGGACATCGCCACGCTGGCCTCGCAGATCCACACCCAGGAGGAGGACCTCGCGCCGAGCGTCGTGAAAGCGATTGGAACCTCGCTCGGAGGCAGGCGCATGCGTGCACTTTATTTCACCCGCGCGACCGCCCCGACCGGCGACGGACCGCGCTACCACCATATCGGTCTGTACGCCTACCGCCGCGCCGCGCTGGAGCGCTACGTTTCGCTGCCGCCGTCACCGCTGGAGCTGCAGGAGAAGCTCGAGCAGCTCCGGGCGCTGGAGGCCGGAATGCGGATCGACTTCACCATCGTCGATACCGTGCCCCGCGGGGTCGACACGCCGGCGGATCTCGAGACCGCCCGCGGCATCCTTTCAAATCCTGAGCCGCTGCTACAAGGCCGAGCATGA
- a CDS encoding LLM class flavin-dependent oxidoreductase, translated as MIPLSVLDLSVVSTGTKPAAALRNSIDLARHVDGLGYVRYWLAEHHNLASVASPAPDVMIGQIAAVTKHLRVGSGGVMLPNHAPLVVAERFKMLEALFPGRIDLGLGRAPGTDGATAYALRSRLDRREGDDFLERLHELILWQTREFPAGHPYNNVIAMPDDTPLPPIWLLGSSDYSSELAAQVGMGFAFAHHFASHDATDAMVHYRNRFQPSAWRASPHAILAVAAITADTDEEAEKLASSSDLNRLRRDRGQYLPLPSVEEALAYPYTDSERSSIARNRSRLFVGSPATVQKTLQPLIDASKPDELMVITAVYDHDARKKSYSLLAQAFGLARQAA; from the coding sequence ATGATCCCGCTCTCAGTCCTCGACCTCTCCGTCGTCAGCACAGGCACCAAGCCCGCCGCGGCGCTGCGCAACAGCATTGACCTGGCGCGGCATGTCGATGGGCTCGGTTACGTCCGCTACTGGCTCGCCGAGCACCACAACCTGGCCTCGGTGGCGAGCCCCGCACCCGATGTGATGATCGGCCAGATCGCGGCGGTGACGAAGCACCTCCGCGTCGGCTCCGGCGGTGTGATGCTGCCCAACCACGCCCCGCTGGTCGTGGCCGAGCGCTTCAAGATGCTGGAGGCGCTGTTTCCCGGCCGCATCGATCTCGGCCTCGGCCGCGCGCCCGGGACCGACGGCGCCACCGCGTATGCGCTCCGTAGCCGGCTCGACCGCCGCGAGGGCGACGATTTCCTGGAGCGGTTGCACGAATTGATCCTGTGGCAGACCCGCGAATTCCCCGCAGGCCACCCCTACAACAACGTCATCGCGATGCCCGACGACACGCCGTTGCCGCCGATCTGGCTGCTCGGCTCCAGCGATTATTCGTCGGAACTGGCGGCACAAGTCGGGATGGGCTTCGCCTTCGCCCATCATTTTGCATCCCACGACGCGACCGACGCCATGGTGCACTACCGCAACCGCTTTCAGCCCTCGGCATGGCGCGCGAGCCCGCACGCGATCCTCGCCGTCGCGGCGATCACGGCGGATACCGATGAGGAAGCCGAGAAGCTCGCGAGCTCCTCCGACCTCAACCGCCTGCGCCGAGATCGCGGCCAATATCTGCCGCTGCCGAGCGTCGAGGAGGCGCTGGCCTATCCTTATACGGATTCCGAGCGCAGCTCGATTGCCCGCAATCGCTCGCGCCTGTTCGTCGGCAGCCCCGCGACGGTGCAGAAGACGCTTCAGCCGCTGATCGACGCGAGCAAGCCGGACGAATTGATGGTGATCACAGCGGTGTACGACCACGATGCGCGGAAAAAGTCGTATTCGCTGCTGGCGCAGGCGTTCGGGCTGGCGAGGCAGGCCGCTTAG
- the metF gene encoding methylenetetrahydrofolate reductase [NAD(P)H] — MTEFTTPAQADGQDGHLSSKRPAISFEFFPPKTEEMERNLWDTINRLAPLDPKFVSVTYGAGGSTRERTHATISRILKETALLPAAHLTCVGASCGEIDEIVDRYHEVGVRHIVGLRGDPPGGIGTAYASHPDGYQSSAALVAGIKKRHGDIEVSVSAYPEKHPEARDFDADIDTLKAKVDAGATRAITQVFFDNDLYFRYLDRVRARGINIPIVPGIMPMHNFKQARAFVTRAGTSVPDWLAEKFEGLDDDAETRKLVAATVAAGQVQKLAKRGVDTFHFYTMNRADLVFAISHLLGIRAKSAQKAA, encoded by the coding sequence ATGACCGAGTTTACGACGCCTGCCCAAGCCGACGGGCAAGACGGGCACCTTTCCTCGAAGCGGCCGGCGATCTCTTTCGAGTTCTTTCCGCCCAAGACCGAGGAGATGGAGCGGAATCTCTGGGACACCATCAACCGCCTCGCCCCGCTCGACCCGAAATTCGTCTCGGTGACCTATGGCGCCGGCGGCTCGACGCGTGAGCGGACCCACGCCACCATCTCGCGCATCCTGAAAGAGACCGCGCTGCTGCCCGCCGCGCATCTGACCTGCGTCGGTGCCTCCTGCGGCGAGATCGACGAGATCGTCGACCGCTATCACGAGGTCGGCGTCCGCCACATCGTCGGCTTGCGCGGCGATCCGCCCGGCGGCATCGGCACGGCCTATGCCAGCCATCCCGACGGCTACCAGAGCTCCGCCGCGCTGGTCGCCGGGATCAAGAAGCGCCACGGCGACATCGAGGTGTCGGTCTCGGCCTACCCCGAGAAGCACCCCGAGGCTCGCGACTTCGACGCCGATATCGACACGCTGAAGGCCAAAGTCGACGCGGGCGCAACCCGCGCGATCACGCAGGTGTTTTTCGATAACGACCTCTACTTCCGCTATCTCGACCGGGTCCGCGCCCGCGGCATCAACATCCCGATCGTCCCGGGCATCATGCCGATGCACAATTTCAAGCAGGCGAGAGCCTTCGTCACCCGCGCCGGCACATCCGTGCCGGACTGGCTCGCGGAGAAGTTCGAAGGCCTCGACGACGATGCCGAGACCCGCAAGCTGGTGGCGGCAACCGTTGCCGCCGGCCAGGTGCAGAAGCTCGCCAAGCGCGGCGTCGACACCTTCCATTTCTACACCATGAACCGCGCCGATCTCGTGTTCGCGATCAGCCATTTGCTCGGCATTCGCGCCAAGAGCGCGCAGAAGGCGGCCTGA